GGTTTAGCCAAGAACAAACAGACCTTACTTAAAAACTCACTGGTGCTTATCGCCCCGCTCACCTCAACATTAGATCAGGTAACCATTGATAGGCAAACCGATTGGCACACGATCTTACCACATGGTGAGAGGATGGCGGTTGGCGATCCCGACCACGTACCCGCGGGACTTTATGCTAAAGAGTCGCTGACTAATCTTGGCGTATTTAAGCAAATTGAGCCGCAACTTGCCTCAGCAAGTAATGTACGAGATGCCTTAATGCTTGTTGAACGAGGAGAGGCCGCTCTCGGCATTGTATATAGTACCGATGCAAAAATTAGCGACCAGGTAAAAATCATCGGTGAGTTTCCTGCTGATAGCTTTCAAGCGATTGAGTACCCGATGACGCTCTTAACCAATAACGTTGCCGCTAACGATTTTTATCAATTTTTAACTACCGCAGCAGCATTGGCAATATTTGAAAAATATGGTTTTGTTGCTCAATGATACTCACCGAGTATGAATGGCAAGTACTGCTACTCAGTTTGAAAATAGCGAGCGTGGCGATTATTTTTAGCCTACCCGTCGCTATTTTAGTGGCATGGTTACTGGCGCGTTGCCAATTTTGGGGTAAGTCACTGTTTGATAGTATCATCCATCTACCTTTAGTGCTTCCACCTGTCGCACTGGGCTACTTATTACTTATCACCATGGGGCGACGTGGCATTATTGGCAAGTGGCTCTATGATACAATCGGTCTTAATTTTAGCTTCAATTGGCAAGGTGCCGCATTGGCATCGGCCATTGTGGCATTTCCGTTAGTGGTTCGATCTATTCGCTTAGCTATTGAATCGATT
The genomic region above belongs to Orbaceae bacterium lpD02 and contains:
- the modA gene encoding molybdate ABC transporter substrate-binding protein; this encodes MKKLTGIIFAISTLLMSLSATASEKVLVFAAASLTNAMQDISALYKTAHQDSEIIFSFASSSVLARQIEQGAPADIFMSADQKWMNYLIDAGLAKNKQTLLKNSLVLIAPLTSTLDQVTIDRQTDWHTILPHGERMAVGDPDHVPAGLYAKESLTNLGVFKQIEPQLASASNVRDALMLVERGEAALGIVYSTDAKISDQVKIIGEFPADSFQAIEYPMTLLTNNVAANDFYQFLTTAAALAIFEKYGFVAQ
- the modB gene encoding molybdate ABC transporter permease subunit, with protein sequence MILTEYEWQVLLLSLKIASVAIIFSLPVAILVAWLLARCQFWGKSLFDSIIHLPLVLPPVALGYLLLITMGRRGIIGKWLYDTIGLNFSFNWQGAALASAIVAFPLVVRSIRLAIESIDSRLENVARTLGANRLRVFINITLPLAFPGILMGIVLGFARCLGEFGATITFVSNIQGETRTIPLAMYTLLQVPNGENAAMRLCIISIVISLIALIASEWLNRWHKKKLAG